One Corynebacterium appendicis CIP 107643 DNA window includes the following coding sequences:
- the eccD gene encoding type VII secretion integral membrane protein EccD, whose amino-acid sequence MVAASTHHVVRVTARISAAPFYRSVDVSLPTSSTFSEVLPELARLIELPQTNRPWEFATAAGAPLDPHVPLHNMRLRDGQVLALRPHEPVDPPVVRDAAESLAATAAATTHSGIDTAATFAGAAAAGILATALSTPLTGAAVVALVLIVVAAAARSRTVFPAAVLAASAVCGAWVSGFQDETGSWPPATDLAFGALTACVIAAALTAGGAVLGLAGPRTTAAVFTSALLVACGSFAVWLPAPEAPSAAVVLAGIAAVMLTPSAATRAAGLRIPRVPTAGQEFGIADDYQDDVDARSAAARAITAGISVAAAFCVIPALIALARSGGGWVFALCLCVAGALIVHASRHHDTVPRLSLGGTAMMALTCGVAAVAVTDGAHPALFVAAGLTALGAATAALWAARVPDLEPTTLVWLERAEAAAIIAVIPLAVKITGIFDLIRGL is encoded by the coding sequence ATGGTCGCTGCGTCGACCCATCATGTTGTCCGTGTAACCGCGCGCATCAGCGCCGCACCGTTCTACCGTTCCGTGGACGTGAGTCTGCCCACGTCATCCACCTTCAGCGAAGTTCTGCCTGAGCTGGCGCGGCTCATTGAACTGCCGCAGACAAACCGGCCGTGGGAATTCGCCACCGCGGCGGGCGCACCGTTGGACCCGCATGTTCCGCTGCACAATATGCGGCTCCGCGACGGCCAAGTCCTCGCGCTGCGCCCGCACGAACCGGTCGATCCTCCGGTGGTGCGCGACGCCGCTGAATCCTTGGCGGCGACGGCTGCGGCCACCACGCATTCCGGCATCGACACCGCCGCGACCTTCGCCGGTGCGGCCGCCGCCGGAATTCTCGCCACCGCCCTTTCCACTCCGCTAACGGGTGCTGCCGTTGTGGCATTAGTTCTGATCGTCGTGGCTGCGGCGGCCCGGTCCCGCACCGTCTTTCCGGCCGCAGTTCTTGCCGCCAGCGCCGTCTGCGGCGCGTGGGTGAGCGGATTCCAGGACGAAACCGGATCCTGGCCGCCCGCCACCGATCTCGCCTTCGGCGCGTTGACGGCGTGCGTGATCGCCGCCGCGCTCACCGCCGGCGGGGCGGTGCTCGGTCTTGCCGGCCCGCGCACCACAGCCGCGGTGTTCACCAGTGCGCTCCTCGTCGCCTGCGGGTCTTTCGCGGTGTGGTTGCCCGCGCCGGAGGCGCCCTCCGCGGCGGTTGTACTCGCCGGGATCGCCGCGGTCATGCTCACGCCGTCGGCCGCCACACGCGCGGCGGGCCTGCGCATTCCGCGCGTCCCCACCGCCGGCCAGGAATTCGGAATCGCGGACGATTACCAGGACGATGTCGACGCGCGTTCCGCGGCCGCCCGCGCGATCACTGCAGGTATCAGCGTCGCCGCCGCGTTCTGCGTCATTCCGGCGCTCATCGCTCTCGCACGTTCCGGCGGCGGGTGGGTCTTCGCTCTGTGCCTGTGCGTGGCAGGCGCGCTCATCGTCCACGCGTCGCGCCACCACGACACGGTTCCGCGGCTCAGCTTGGGCGGCACCGCAATGATGGCGCTCACCTGCGGTGTCGCGGCAGTCGCCGTCACTGACGGTGCCCACCCGGCACTGTTCGTCGCCGCCGGACTCACCGCGCTGGGTGCCGCTACCGCCGCGCTCTGGGCCGCCCGCGTGCCCGACCTCGAGCCGACCACGCTCGTCTGGCTCGAGCGCGCTGAAGCCGCCGCGATCATCGCCGTCATCCCGCTCGCGGTGAAGATCACCGGCATTTTCGACCTCATCCGGGGGCTATAG
- the eccB gene encoding type VII secretion protein EccB: MAQHTHTDPGETKTARRLLPTTRSQVSGHRFMRRRVEHGLIYGDIRMIHDPLAARRRSAIFGLVAVALIAAGSGLFAWLRPNPDPGAAAILRASDGAMYVRVGEAVHPVTNLTSARLIAGTAEEPQRVGEERLTEMPRGVPLGIATAPAMFAPGDAEDAVWSACEDPSRVTVVAGQPIAELADGQAVAVTQGEDEWMLTKGGRAKLPSASDAQGRIIRRGLGIDAHVARAEISAPVLSAIRELPPVRLPDPLPRLLLADGTDEAWAVTQHGGIQPVSELQRQMLIDASAPTSTASPSQIAAYPDAQDPLDIAVPETAPEWLDPHGSAVCVTEQGAVALADPGSGVLTTGSVELSGESPATHFVGLTSGAVGVDTGTGYHVVSASGQRHTVDTRDNLDVVGALHVDHVPWSILSLLPEGPALTREAALTATY; the protein is encoded by the coding sequence ATGGCTCAGCACACCCACACCGATCCGGGGGAGACAAAGACGGCGCGGCGATTGCTGCCGACGACGCGTTCGCAGGTGTCCGGGCACCGTTTCATGCGCCGGCGCGTGGAGCACGGGCTCATTTACGGGGACATCCGGATGATTCACGACCCGTTGGCGGCGCGGCGGCGTTCGGCGATCTTCGGGCTGGTCGCGGTGGCGTTGATCGCGGCCGGTTCGGGGCTGTTCGCGTGGCTGCGGCCGAATCCGGACCCGGGGGCGGCGGCGATCCTGCGCGCCAGCGACGGGGCGATGTACGTCCGGGTAGGCGAGGCGGTTCACCCGGTGACGAACCTGACGTCGGCGCGGCTCATCGCGGGCACCGCGGAGGAGCCGCAGCGTGTGGGGGAGGAGCGCCTCACGGAGATGCCGCGCGGGGTCCCGCTGGGCATCGCCACGGCGCCGGCGATGTTCGCGCCGGGTGACGCGGAAGATGCGGTGTGGTCGGCGTGCGAGGACCCGTCGCGCGTGACGGTCGTTGCGGGTCAGCCGATCGCAGAGCTCGCCGACGGCCAGGCTGTCGCCGTCACGCAGGGTGAGGACGAATGGATGCTGACCAAGGGCGGCCGCGCGAAACTGCCGTCCGCCAGCGACGCGCAGGGCCGGATCATCCGCCGCGGGCTCGGCATCGACGCGCACGTCGCCCGCGCCGAGATCAGCGCGCCGGTGCTGTCCGCGATCCGCGAGTTGCCGCCGGTCCGCCTCCCGGACCCGCTGCCGCGCCTGCTGCTCGCCGACGGCACCGACGAGGCATGGGCCGTCACGCAGCACGGCGGCATCCAGCCCGTTTCGGAATTGCAGAGGCAGATGCTTATCGACGCCTCCGCCCCCACCTCCACCGCCTCTCCTTCCCAGATCGCTGCGTATCCGGACGCCCAGGATCCTCTCGATATCGCTGTCCCGGAGACTGCGCCGGAGTGGCTGGACCCGCACGGATCCGCAGTGTGCGTGACGGAACAGGGCGCAGTCGCGCTCGCCGATCCAGGCTCCGGCGTCTTGACCACCGGGTCGGTGGAACTGTCCGGTGAGAGTCCCGCCACTCATTTCGTCGGGCTCACCTCGGGCGCTGTCGGTGTCGACACCGGCACCGGGTACCACGTGGTCTCCGCCTCAGGCCAGCGCCACACAGTGGACACCAGGGACAACCTCGATGTCGTCGGCGCTCTGCATGTGGACCACGTTCCGTGGAGCATCCTCAGCCTCCTTCCGGAAGGTCCGGCGCTCACCCGCGAGGCGGCGTTGACCGCGACCTACTGA
- a CDS encoding DUF6541 family protein, protein MDAVGAVWLAIAVFTLPGLIFAWVAGAKLPAAAASSLPATFGIVGLGSWVHGAMGIRFGWTSFIVFLVLMLCLAAGWHYAFAWRARKRAAKSWVRTLWPGDWRRGSIADPSWVLPGAGVVVGAWMLIAKQLELQSNVPGQLNNIVQGWDIQWHVNAVRFIMEEGIASPTRMGELQNPETHIDLFYPSAFHAATALFASAGDLAPVEAVNLASIVLPSLALTAGAAGLAWAMARGRGMVAQIAAGLAAIAVYASPVLVWIPDFVGMRPYIVAIGLSGLVIALFHQVPRDRALALPTLFAFLGMMQVHPSAVLVVVLAVLLYWLTYLVWRPDRSRVSDVLWLAIPALGATVAFLPQLIAGQTQAGEVNTWDASENVTAGEAWEKAFMMDTRHVGEFFPGFDPTILLWLAGFGAIAMVVWRGQVWAPVFYGLMTASAAHALHPFDGMWEPLLTLLGSPHYNSAHRIITVVALTVVAGAAVGAAVIIRVFTLAPVAARYGTRPWVWGTSIASAILAVLVGWGTGAWASTVAVDGAKMSFDSSRLNDRMVDDDQLKAYAWLASRPEAQEGLVMGESTDGYSWAYAIGGVPTVARHYLWPNGGMGVDSNLLADRAGQLGAGERGRPDETSPADEAAAHLNVRFIVSSGNTFWPGPKNWQVDKALWTTPGVTPVYQRGLVTIFAVNEQLSAEQITELQRDAVANGGSTELPELTPTSEALATQ, encoded by the coding sequence ATGGATGCAGTCGGTGCCGTGTGGTTGGCCATCGCTGTGTTCACGTTGCCGGGGCTGATCTTCGCGTGGGTCGCGGGTGCGAAACTGCCTGCTGCCGCCGCGTCGTCGCTGCCCGCGACTTTCGGCATCGTCGGGCTGGGCAGCTGGGTGCACGGCGCGATGGGCATCCGCTTCGGGTGGACGTCGTTCATCGTGTTTCTCGTGCTCATGCTGTGCTTGGCAGCCGGGTGGCACTACGCGTTTGCGTGGCGGGCGAGAAAACGCGCGGCGAAGAGCTGGGTGCGCACCCTGTGGCCGGGCGACTGGCGGCGCGGCAGCATCGCCGACCCGTCGTGGGTGCTGCCCGGCGCCGGCGTGGTGGTCGGCGCGTGGATGCTGATCGCCAAGCAGCTTGAACTCCAGTCGAACGTGCCCGGCCAGCTGAACAACATCGTCCAGGGGTGGGACATCCAGTGGCACGTCAATGCGGTGCGCTTCATCATGGAGGAGGGCATCGCCTCGCCCACGCGGATGGGTGAGCTGCAGAACCCCGAAACGCACATCGACCTGTTCTATCCCTCGGCTTTCCACGCGGCGACGGCGCTGTTCGCTTCCGCGGGCGATCTCGCCCCCGTCGAAGCCGTCAACTTGGCGTCGATCGTGCTGCCGAGCCTCGCCCTGACCGCGGGTGCCGCCGGTCTAGCGTGGGCGATGGCGCGCGGCCGCGGCATGGTCGCGCAGATCGCCGCGGGCCTGGCCGCCATTGCTGTATATGCCTCACCGGTACTGGTGTGGATCCCGGATTTCGTGGGCATGCGCCCCTATATCGTGGCGATCGGTTTGTCCGGCCTCGTCATCGCCCTGTTTCACCAGGTGCCGCGCGACCGCGCGCTGGCACTGCCGACTCTATTCGCGTTCTTGGGCATGATGCAGGTCCACCCGTCCGCGGTGCTGGTCGTGGTGCTCGCCGTGCTGCTGTACTGGCTGACCTACCTGGTGTGGCGCCCGGACCGCTCGCGCGTGAGCGATGTCCTGTGGCTGGCCATCCCGGCGCTCGGCGCGACGGTGGCTTTCCTCCCGCAGCTCATCGCCGGCCAGACGCAGGCCGGAGAGGTGAACACCTGGGACGCCAGCGAGAACGTCACAGCGGGGGAGGCCTGGGAGAAAGCGTTCATGATGGACACCCGCCACGTGGGCGAGTTCTTCCCCGGCTTCGACCCGACCATCTTGCTGTGGCTCGCCGGCTTCGGCGCGATCGCCATGGTGGTGTGGCGCGGGCAGGTGTGGGCGCCGGTCTTCTACGGGCTCATGACGGCCAGCGCCGCCCATGCGCTGCATCCGTTCGACGGCATGTGGGAACCGCTTTTGACCCTGCTGGGCTCCCCACACTACAACTCCGCGCACCGCATCATCACCGTGGTGGCGCTGACCGTTGTCGCCGGTGCCGCTGTCGGTGCTGCGGTGATCATCCGCGTGTTCACGCTCGCGCCCGTCGCCGCCCGCTACGGAACCCGCCCGTGGGTGTGGGGGACTTCGATCGCCTCCGCAATCCTCGCGGTTCTCGTCGGGTGGGGCACCGGCGCCTGGGCGTCCACCGTCGCCGTCGACGGCGCGAAGATGTCCTTCGATTCCTCCCGCCTCAACGACCGCATGGTCGATGATGACCAGCTGAAGGCCTACGCTTGGCTCGCTTCCCGCCCAGAGGCGCAGGAGGGCTTAGTCATGGGCGAATCCACCGACGGCTACTCCTGGGCCTACGCCATCGGCGGCGTGCCCACCGTCGCCCGCCACTACCTGTGGCCCAACGGCGGCATGGGCGTCGACTCGAACCTTCTCGCCGACCGCGCCGGGCAGCTCGGCGCTGGCGAACGCGGTCGACCGGACGAGACATCGCCCGCCGACGAAGCCGCCGCGCACTTGAACGTCCGTTTCATCGTCTCCTCCGGCAACACCTTCTGGCCCGGACCCAAAAATTGGCAGGTGGACAAGGCTCTCTGGACCACCCCCGGTGTCACGCCTGTCTACCAGCGCGGCCTCGTCACCATCTTCGCCGTCAATGAGCAGCTCTCCGCGGAGCAGATCACAGAGCTCCAGCGCGACGCCGTCGCCAACGGCGGCTCCACCGAGCTGCCGGAGCTGACACCGACGAGCGAGGCGTTGGCCACGCAGTAG
- a CDS encoding S8 family serine peptidase, whose protein sequence is MHTFFRLSTSLTSLAFLLPVLNCPHQAFAQDIACAVGAPAGETDDAGNTESNSSDDARTALHRLATGMGVKVAVIDTGVAGHPQIRQLSGGADFVTPETPEPFKDCDAHGTVVAGIIAGSGAGIAPDAEILSIRQSSAHYRSPAPRGKDAPPPAAGDLETLTRAIHNALDEKAKVINISVVSCVEPALAPRVDTRGLKEALGRAEHGGAVVVAAAGNLSNECPAGSTVFPAHFPTVLAVGARADSHTIADYSLPVPEGTALLTAPGSVEHATAPGVRGWSKGKAGERGAVEPFTGTSFAAPVVSGTVALLRQRYPHASPVQIRSMITASAEPHGGAVDPLRAVSFVDDNAAPDTAPLRVSPVESVESAAPDRSSFTVVSVVLAAALAITVGALRRRYQ, encoded by the coding sequence GTGCACACATTTTTCCGCTTATCGACGTCCCTTACCTCCCTTGCGTTCCTCCTTCCCGTCCTGAACTGCCCGCACCAAGCTTTTGCCCAAGACATCGCCTGCGCCGTCGGCGCGCCCGCGGGTGAGACTGACGACGCTGGAAACACCGAATCTAATAGCTCTGACGACGCCCGCACCGCGTTGCACCGCCTTGCCACCGGCATGGGAGTGAAAGTCGCGGTGATCGACACCGGTGTCGCCGGACACCCGCAGATCAGACAGCTTTCCGGCGGCGCCGACTTTGTCACGCCTGAGACCCCGGAACCATTCAAGGACTGCGACGCCCACGGCACTGTCGTCGCCGGGATCATCGCCGGTTCCGGTGCCGGTATCGCGCCGGACGCGGAGATCTTGTCCATCCGCCAGTCCTCAGCGCACTACCGCTCACCCGCGCCGCGCGGCAAAGACGCGCCGCCGCCGGCAGCCGGCGACCTGGAAACTCTCACCCGGGCGATCCACAATGCTCTCGACGAGAAGGCGAAGGTCATCAATATCTCCGTGGTCTCCTGCGTCGAGCCTGCCCTAGCCCCACGCGTGGACACCCGCGGATTGAAAGAAGCTCTGGGGCGTGCGGAGCACGGCGGTGCCGTGGTGGTCGCCGCCGCGGGCAATCTGTCGAACGAGTGCCCTGCCGGTTCCACGGTCTTTCCGGCGCACTTCCCCACCGTCCTCGCGGTCGGTGCGCGTGCCGATTCTCACACCATCGCCGACTACTCCCTGCCCGTTCCCGAAGGCACGGCACTGCTCACCGCTCCCGGCTCCGTCGAACACGCCACAGCACCGGGTGTCCGGGGCTGGTCTAAAGGCAAGGCTGGCGAGCGCGGCGCAGTCGAACCGTTCACGGGCACGAGCTTCGCCGCCCCAGTGGTCAGCGGCACCGTAGCGTTGCTACGCCAGCGCTACCCGCATGCGAGCCCGGTGCAGATCCGCAGCATGATCACCGCGTCGGCGGAACCGCACGGCGGCGCCGTCGACCCGTTGCGGGCGGTCTCATTCGTCGACGACAACGCTGCCCCAGACACCGCTCCACTCCGTGTCTCGCCTGTCGAATCCGTCGAATCGGCCGCCCCGGATAGAAGCAGCTTCACTGTCGTGAGCGTGGTGCTCGCCGCCGCCCTAGCGATCACAGTGGGTGCTCTCCGCCGGCGCTATCAGTAG
- the truA gene encoding tRNA pseudouridine(38-40) synthase TruA yields the protein MGVGMSGLDIAGDRGGEPEEMVRLRFDVAYDGTDFHGWARQKSAGGEELRTVQGVLEVALSLILRYPVELTVAGRTDAGVHATGQVAHTDIPVASLDQRSIEGDPGRLVRRLAKLLDSDVRVSAVTAAPDGFDARFSALTRTYRYRVTTADGGALPLRVRDTAVWPKKIDLDAAQEFANAVVGLHDFAAFCKARPYATTIREVRSFEWRDVSTNEEPQLYEAIIVADAFCWHMVRALVSTCLDVGSGKRGGEWATALLGEKERSQAVRLAPANGLTLIGVDYPADDELAARAAVTRDRRDASEVHSECPRTTE from the coding sequence ATGGGCGTAGGAATGAGCGGGCTCGACATTGCAGGCGACCGCGGGGGCGAGCCGGAAGAGATGGTGCGCCTGCGGTTCGATGTCGCCTACGACGGCACTGACTTCCACGGCTGGGCGCGGCAGAAGTCGGCTGGCGGGGAAGAGCTCCGTACGGTGCAGGGAGTTCTGGAGGTTGCGCTGAGCTTGATTCTGCGTTACCCGGTGGAGCTGACCGTGGCGGGCCGGACGGATGCCGGGGTGCACGCCACCGGACAGGTGGCGCATACGGATATTCCGGTGGCATCACTGGACCAAAGGTCGATTGAGGGCGATCCGGGGAGGTTGGTGCGTCGATTAGCGAAATTGCTTGACTCTGACGTGCGTGTCTCGGCCGTGACTGCCGCGCCCGACGGCTTCGATGCGCGCTTTTCCGCGTTGACGCGCACCTACCGCTACCGGGTGACTACTGCGGACGGCGGTGCGTTGCCCCTGCGTGTGCGGGACACCGCGGTGTGGCCGAAGAAAATCGACCTGGACGCCGCCCAAGAATTCGCGAATGCGGTGGTGGGGCTGCACGACTTCGCGGCGTTTTGCAAAGCGCGGCCGTACGCGACCACGATCCGGGAGGTCCGCTCGTTTGAGTGGCGCGACGTGTCCACGAACGAGGAACCCCAGCTCTACGAGGCGATCATCGTCGCCGACGCGTTCTGCTGGCACATGGTCCGCGCGCTGGTCTCCACATGCCTCGACGTCGGCTCCGGCAAGCGCGGCGGCGAGTGGGCCACGGCACTGCTGGGGGAGAAGGAGCGCTCGCAGGCGGTGCGATTGGCACCCGCAAATGGGTTGACCCTCATCGGCGTCGACTACCCGGCAGACGATGAACTCGCAGCTCGCGCTGCCGTGACGCGCGACCGCCGCGACGCTTCGGAGGTGCACTCCGAGTGTCCCCGCACGACGGAATAG